Below is a genomic region from Chitinophagales bacterium.
AACGATCGCCGTCGCTCGCAAGCCGCTCCCGATTATTTAAATACCTTTGCCCGAAATTTTTTTGGATGGAGCTGGTTCACACGCTGATTGATTTTGTCTTGCACATCGATAAGCATTTAGCGGTGCTCGTTTCAGAATATGGAACGCTTACCCTGCTGATACTTTTCGCCATTATTTTTTGTGAAACAGGATTGGTGGTAACACCATTTCTGCCCGGCGACTCATTGCTGTTTGCCGCGGGTGCCATTGCAGCACTCGATGGCAGCGGACTGAATGTGCACCTGCTCGTGGTCCTGATGGTGATAGCTGCCTTCACGGGTAACCTATTGAACTATTCGGTAGGGCGTTACATCGGCCCGAAGGTGTTCGATGGCAATTACAAATTCATCAAAAAGGAATACCTCGACCGTACTAAAAAATTCTTTGACAACTATGGTTCCATGACCATTGTATATACCCGTTTTGCACCAATACTCCGGACGTTTGCGCCGTTCATTGCCGGCGTGGGACAAATGAAATACACTCGGTTTATGCTTTAC
It encodes:
- a CDS encoding DedA family protein, which gives rise to MELVHTLIDFVLHIDKHLAVLVSEYGTLTLLILFAIIFCETGLVVTPFLPGDSLLFAAGAIAALDGSGLNVHLLVVLMVIAAFTGNLLNYSVGRYIGPKVFDGNYKFIKKEYLDRTKKFFDNYGSMTIVYTRFAPILRTFAPFIAGVGQMKYTRFMLYNFIGGLLWVVIFTYAGYYFGNLPFVQQNFELIVLGIIGISLIPSVFLYLKARFGKQEST